CGGATCGTGCGCGCGATCGTGTCGTGCCACCGCGCGTACGAGTCGCTGTGCAGGACGCGCAGCTCGGGCCGCAACGCGCTCTCGTTCCATACCTGCAGCCAGATCGACCACTCCAGCCGCAGCCGTCCGGCCTTGGGTAGCTGCAGGTCGACCAGGCGGAGCAGCCGCTGGTGCGCGTCGTCGATGCGGTGCAGCTCCGCGACCTGCCGGTCGAACGCCTGCCGCACCGAATGCCGCAGCGTCTCGACGAGCAGGTCGTCGCGGCCGGGGAAGTGGTAGCGGATCGTGGCCGCGCTCGTGCCGCACGCCCGCGCGACGTCCGAGACCCGGACGGCGTGGTAGCCGTGCTCCGCGACGAGATGCCAGGCCGCGTCGAGGATCTGCTGGTACCGTCCCGCGTCCATCGGTCTCGCGCGTCGTGCGCCCGCGCGCGCCGACCGGCGCGGGACCGCCGCGACCGTCTCGACGTCGTCCGCGCCGTTGATGAGCCAGTTCACCGTGACGCCACCCGCCTCGGCGACCCGGGTGAGCTCGCCCGGCGTGAACCGCCGGGTGCCGGTCAGCGCCTTCGACAGCTTCGTCGGGTCGAGGCCGATCAGCTCGGCGAACGCACGCTGGCTCCCCTGGTACGCGTCCAGCACGTCGCGCACCCGCCCACGCACCGCCGCCGCCGACCCCAGCACGCCCCGGACGCTACCCCCGCATTGCGAAAATCGCAACACCCGCCACGTCCAGCCCCGACCCTGGACCCCGACTGCCCGCCCTCCGCGAATGATCACGTTCAGTGGGTGAATACGCACTTCCCACGGTCCATACGCCGTGTTCGGTACGGCTTCACCAACTGAACGTGATCATTCGCGGAGAGGCAGATGGGTAGACCGGCGCTTCGTCAGGTCGGGTGGTCAGGCGGGGACGGTGACGGAGTCGGCGACGCGCCAGTGGGCGACGACGCGGTCGCCCACGCCGAGGTCGGACCACGACTCGCCCGGATGGCACAGGGCGATGACCTCCTGGCCGCCGTCGACGGTGACGATGTACTTGCGCGACGAGCCGAGGTAGAGCGCGTTGGTGACGACGCCGGAGAGCCGCACCGTCCCCGCCCCGGCGTCGCCGGCACCTCCGTCGTCCGCGTGCAGGCGCACCCACTCAGGACGCACGACCACACCCGCCCGCTCGGACGTGACGGACCCGTCGCTGCGCACCGGGATCTCCAGCGAGTCCGCCGTCAGCGAGCCGTCGCGGAGCCGGCCGGTGAAGATGTTGGACTCGCCGATGAAGTCGGCGACGAAGACCGAGGCGGGCTTCTCGTACAACTGCTCGGCGTAGCCGAGCTGCTCGATCCGTCCGGCGCGGTAGATCGCGATCCGGTCGCTCATCAGGAGGGCCTCCTCCTGGTCGTGCGTGACGTACACGACGGTGATGCCGGTCTCGCGCTGCAGTCGCATGATCTCGACCTGGAGCTGTTCGCGCAGCTTCTTGTCGAGCGCGCCGAGCGGCTCGTCCATGAGGAGCAGCTCGGGCCTGAAGACCATCGCCCGGGCGAGCGCGACGCGTTGCTGCTGCCCACCGGAGAGCTGCCGCGGGTGACGCCCGCCGAGACCTTCGAGGTGGACGAGGCCGAGCACCTCCTCGACCCGGCTGCGGATCTCCGACCGCGCGGTCTTGCGCATGACGAGGGGGAAGGCGATGTTCTGCTCCACCGTCATGTGCGGGAACAGCGCGTAGTGCTGGAACACCATGCCGAGGTTGCGGTGCTGCGGCGGGTAGCCGGTGACGTCGTTCCCCCGTACGCGCACCACGCCGGTGTCCGGCCTCTCGAACCCCGCGACGACCTTCAGCGTGGTCGTCTTGCCTGACCCCGACGGGCCGAGCAGGGTCAGGAACTCGCTCCTGCGCAACGAGAACGACACGTCGTCGACCGCCACGGCGTCGCCGTAACGCTTGGAGATGCCGTCGAGCTCGAGCGCGGGCGCCTCGTCGTCACGGTCCGGTGCTGGCATGGCTAGGACACCTTCCTCAGCCGGCGGTTCAGGAGTGCGAGCAACAGGAACGAGACGATCGTGACGACGGTCAGCATCGTCGCGACCGCGGCGATCGTGGGGTCGACGTAGCTGCGCACCTGCTCCCACATCACGACGGGCAGGGTCTTCACCAGCGGGCTGCTGAGGAAGATCGCGATGACGAGCTCGTCCCACGACGTCATGAAGGCGA
This genomic interval from Streptosporangiales bacterium contains the following:
- a CDS encoding TetR family transcriptional regulator is translated as MLGSAAAVRGRVRDVLDAYQGSQRAFAELIGLDPTKLSKALTGTRRFTPGELTRVAEAGGVTVNWLINGADDVETVAAVPRRSARAGARRARPMDAGRYQQILDAAWHLVAEHGYHAVRVSDVARACGTSAATIRYHFPGRDDLLVETLRHSVRQAFDRQVAELHRIDDAHQRLLRLVDLQLPKAGRLRLEWSIWLQVWNESALRPELRVLHSDSYARWHDTIARTIRQGQDQGVFVETDAEELTVALTALVDGLGIQVLAGRPGRSVRRMRKVLLDFVEREIVRAPRARKGERAS
- the potA gene encoding polyamine ABC transporter ATP-binding protein; this encodes MPAPDRDDEAPALELDGISKRYGDAVAVDDVSFSLRRSEFLTLLGPSGSGKTTTLKVVAGFERPDTGVVRVRGNDVTGYPPQHRNLGMVFQHYALFPHMTVEQNIAFPLVMRKTARSEIRSRVEEVLGLVHLEGLGGRHPRQLSGGQQQRVALARAMVFRPELLLMDEPLGALDKKLREQLQVEIMRLQRETGITVVYVTHDQEEALLMSDRIAIYRAGRIEQLGYAEQLYEKPASVFVADFIGESNIFTGRLRDGSLTADSLEIPVRSDGSVTSERAGVVVRPEWVRLHADDGGAGDAGAGTVRLSGVVTNALYLGSSRKYIVTVDGGQEVIALCHPGESWSDLGVGDRVVAHWRVADSVTVPA